In Primulina eburnea isolate SZY01 chromosome 3, ASM2296580v1, whole genome shotgun sequence, one DNA window encodes the following:
- the LOC140825777 gene encoding ubiquitin C-terminal hydrolase 12-like isoform X1, producing the protein MTMMTPQPLDQREDEEMLVPHSDVVEGPQPLVEGPQPMEVATADNAGTLENQASDEPQASRFTWAIENFSRMNTKKLYSDIFVVGGYKWRVLIFPKGNNVDYLSMYLDVADSANLPYGWNRYAQFSLAIVNHVHNKYTVKKDTQHQFNQRESDWGFTSFMPLSELYDPNKGYLVNDTCIVEADVAVRKVVDYWAYDSKKETGYVGLKNQGATCYMNSLLQTLYHIPYFRKAVYHMPTTENDNPTGSIPLALQSLFYKLQYNDTSVATKELTKSFGWDTYDSFMQHDVQELNRVLCEKLEDKMKGTVVEGTIQQLFEGHHMNYIECINVDFKSTRKESFYDLQLDVKGCKDVYASFDKYVEVERLEGDNKYHAEDHGLQDAKKGVLFIDFPPVLQLQLKRFEYDFMRDTMVKINDRYEFPLELDLDRDNGKYLSPEADKSVRNIYMLHSVLVHSGGVHGGHYYAFIRPTLSDQWYKFDDERVTKEDVKRALEEQYGGEEELPQTNPGYNNTPFKFTKYSNAYMLVYIRVSDKDKIICNVDEKDIAEHLRIRLKKEQEEKEDKRRYKAQAHLYTIIKVARDEDLREQIGKDIYFDLVDHDKVRNFRIRKQMSFNLFKEEVAKELGVPVQFQRFWIWAKRQNHTYRPNRPLTLQEEAQTVGALREVSNKAHNAELKLFLEVEYGPDLHPIPPPEKIKEDILLFFKLYDPEKEELRYVGRLFVKSSGKPIEILTKLNELAGFAPDEEIEIFEEIKYEPSVMCERLDKRASFRFSQIEDGDIICFQKRPHPESEEFYRFPDVPLFLEYVKNRQVVHFRALERPKEDEFFLELSKNHTYDDVVERVAQRLGLDDPSKIRLTPHNCYSQQPKPNPIKYRAVDHLLDMLVHYNQISDILYYEVLDIPLPELQCLKTLKVAFHHAIKDEALILNIRLPKQSTVGDVLNEIKTKVDLSHPSAELRLLEVFYHKIYKIFPINEKIENINDQYWTLRAEEIPEEEKNIGPNDRLIHVYHFTKESAQNQVQVQNFGDPFFLVIHEGERLEDVKLRIQRRLQVPDEEFSKWKFAFLSLGRPEYLEDSDIVSSRFQRREVYGAWEHYLGIEHSDTTPKRAYAANQNRHTFEKPVKIYN; encoded by the exons ATGACGATGATGACTCCTCAGCCGTTGGAT CAGCGGGAAGATGAAGAGATGCTGGTGCCACACTCGGATGTAGTAGAGGGTCCTCAGCCTTTAGTTGAAGGACCTCAGCCAATGGAAG TGGCAACAGCAGACAATGCTGGAACTTTGGAAAACCAGGCGAGTGATGAGCCTCAGGCATCACGCTTCACGTGGGCCATAGAGAACTTTTCCCGAATGAATACGAAGAAGCTTTATTCTGACATCTTTGTTGTTGGGGGTTATAAATG GCGTGTACTTATTTTCCCAAAGGGAAATAATGTGGATTATTTGTCGATGTATTTAGATGTTGCTGATTCAGCAAACTTGCCATATGGGTGGAATAGATACGCACAGTTTAGCCTGGCTATAGTTAATCATGTGCATAACAAGTATACAGTTAAAAAAG ATACACAGCACCAGTTCAATCAAAGGGAGAGTGATTGGGGTTTCACATCGTTCATGCCCCTTAGTGAGCTTTATGACCCCAACAAGGGGTACCTCGTGAACGACACTTGTATTGTGGAAGCTGATGTTGCTGTACGTAAGGTTGTTGATTATTGGGCGTATGACTCAAAGAAGGAGACTGGCTATGTTGGACTTAAGAACCAGGGAGCAACTTGTTACATGAACTCTCTTCTCCAAACTTTATATCATATTCCTTACTTCCGAAAG GCTGTATATCATATGCCAACAACTGAGAACGATAACCCAACGGGGAGCATACCTTTAGCTTTACAAAGTTTATTTTATAAGCTCCAATATAATGACACCAGCGTAGCTACAAAAGAATTGACGAAATCATTTGGATGGGACACATATGATTCCTTTATGCAACATGATGTGCAAGAACTTAACAGAGTTTTATGTGAAAAGCTTGAAGACAAGATGAAG GGAACTGTTGTTGAAGGGACTATACAACAGCTGTTTGAGGGGCACCATATGAATTACATTGAATGCATCAATGTAGATTTTAAATCAACGCGAAAAGAATCATTTTACG ATCTTCAGCTTGATGTGAAAGGCTGTAAGGATGTTTACGCTTCCTTTGACAAGTATGTGGAAGTTGAACGCCTTGAAGGAGACAACAAATACCATGCTGAAGACCATGGTTTGCAG GATGCCAAGAAGGGTGTCTTGTTCATTGACTTCCCTCCAGTTCTCCAGCTGCAGTTAAAGCGGTTTGAGTATGATTTTATGAGAGATACAATGGTTAAG ATAAATGACCGATATGAATTTCCTTTGGAACTTGATCTTGATAGAGACAATGGCAAGTATTTGTCACCAGAAGCAGATAAGAGTGTACGAAACATTTACATGCTTCACAG CGTTTTGGTTCATAGTGGTGGTGTGCATGGTGGACATTATTATGCTTTCATCAGGCCGACGCTTTCTGATCAGTG GTATAAATTTGATGATGAGAGGGTCACAAAAGAAGACGTGAAAAGGGCATTAGAGGAGCAGTATGGTGGCGAGGAAGAG TTGCCACAGACAAATCCTGGCTACAATAACACTCCATTTAAATTTACCAAGTACTCAAATGCATACATGCTTGTCTATATACGTGTGAGTGACAAGGATAAGATAATTTGCAATGTGGATGAAAAGGACATTGCAGAACATCTTCGG ATAAGACTGAAAAAGgaacaagaagaaaaagaagacaAGCGAAGATATAAAGCTCAGGCTCACCTTTATACTATTATCAAG gTTGCTCGAGATGAGGACTTGAGGGAACAGATTGGAAAGGATATATATTTTGATCTTGTTGATCACGATAAAGTTCGTAACTTTCGAATTCGGAAACAAATGTCTTTCAACCTTTTCAAG GAGGAAGTTGCCAAAGAACTCGGTGTACCGGTTCAATTTCAACGTTTTTGGATCTGGGCAAAGAGGCAGAACCATACTTATCGTCCAAACAGGCCGTTGACTCTGCAAGAGGAAGCACAAACT GTTGGAGCGTTGAGGGAAGTTTCTAACAAAGCCCACAATGCAGAATTGAAGTTGTTTTTGGAAGTAGAATATGGACCA GATTTACATCCTATTCCTCCACCAGAAAAAATAAAGGAAGATATACTGCTGTTTTTTAAACTTTATGATCCTGAGAAAGAAGAGCTTCG ATATGTTGGGAGGCTTTTTGTGAAAAGCTCTGGCAAGCCTATCGAGATCTTAACAAAGCTAAATGAACTGGCTGGATTTGCTCCTGATGAAGAGATCGAAATCTTTGAG GAAATTAAATATGAGCCATCTGTTATGTGTGAACGCCTTGATAAAAGAGCTTCATTTCGTTTTAGTCAG ATTGAAGATGGGGATATTATTTGCTTCCAGAAAAGGCCTCATCCTGAAAGTGAAGAATTTTATAGATTTCCTGATGTCCCCTTATTTTTGGAATATGTGAAGAATCGCCAG GTCGTGCATTTTCGAGCACTGGAACGGCCCAAGGAAGATGAATTTTTCCTTGAGTT GTCAAAGAATCACACTTATGATGACGTTGTGGAAAGGGTTGCCCAGCGCCTTGGCTTGGACGATCCATCAAAAATTCGGCTTACGCCTCACAACTGCTATTCCCAGCAACCGAAACCCAATCCTATCAAATATAGAGCAGTTGACCATTTATTAGACATGCTAGTCCACTACAATCAG ATATCAGATATATTGTACTATGAAGTCCTGGACATTCCTCTTCCAGAACTGCAATGTCTGAAAACGCTGAAAGTTGCCTTTCATCATGCCATAAAAGATGAG GCCCTAATTCTCAATATTCGGTTGCCAAAACAAAGCACTGTAGGAGATGTTCTTAATGAGATTAAAACAAAG GTAGATTTGTCTCATCCAAGTGCTGAACTTAGGTTGCTTGAAGTTTTCTATCACAAGATTTACAAG ATCTTTCCGATTAACGAGAAGATTGAGAACATAAATGATCAGTACTGGACGTTACGTGCTGAGGAG ATTCCAGAAGAAGAAAAGAACATTGGGCCCAATGATCGTTTGATTCATGTTTACCATTTCACAAAGGAGAGCGCTCAGAATCAAGTG CAAGTTCAAAATTTTGGGGATCCTTTCTTTCTGGTCATCCACGAAGGTGAAAGACTAGAAGATGTTAAATTGCGCATTCAAAGAAGATTACAAGTCCCGGATGAAGAGTTTTCTAAG tGGAAGTTTGCGTTTCTATCGTTGGGACGTCCAGAGTATCTTGAGGATTCTGACATTGTCTCTAGTCGTTTTCAG AGGAGAGAGGTTTATGGTGCTTGGGAGCACTACCTGGGTATAGAGCATTCAGACACAACTCCCAAAAGAGCTTATGCTGCGAACCAG AACCGCCACACGTTTGAGAAACCAGTGAAAATATACAATTAA
- the LOC140825777 gene encoding ubiquitin C-terminal hydrolase 12-like isoform X3 gives MTMMTPQPLDREDEEMLVPHSDVVEGPQPLVEGPQPMEVATADNAGTLENQASDEPQASRFTWAIENFSRMNTKKLYSDIFVVGGYKWRVLIFPKGNNVDYLSMYLDVADSANLPYGWNRYAQFSLAIVNHVHNKYTVKKDTQHQFNQRESDWGFTSFMPLSELYDPNKGYLVNDTCIVEADVAVRKVVDYWAYDSKKETGYVGLKNQGATCYMNSLLQTLYHIPYFRKAVYHMPTTENDNPTGSIPLALQSLFYKLQYNDTSVATKELTKSFGWDTYDSFMQHDVQELNRVLCEKLEDKMKGTVVEGTIQQLFEGHHMNYIECINVDFKSTRKESFYDLQLDVKGCKDVYASFDKYVEVERLEGDNKYHAEDHGLQDAKKGVLFIDFPPVLQLQLKRFEYDFMRDTMVKINDRYEFPLELDLDRDNGKYLSPEADKSVRNIYMLHSVLVHSGGVHGGHYYAFIRPTLSDQWYKFDDERVTKEDVKRALEEQYGGEEELPQTNPGYNNTPFKFTKYSNAYMLVYIRVSDKDKIICNVDEKDIAEHLRIRLKKEQEEKEDKRRYKAQAHLYTIIKVARDEDLREQIGKDIYFDLVDHDKVRNFRIRKQMSFNLFKEEVAKELGVPVQFQRFWIWAKRQNHTYRPNRPLTLQEEAQTVGALREVSNKAHNAELKLFLEVEYGPDLHPIPPPEKIKEDILLFFKLYDPEKEELRYVGRLFVKSSGKPIEILTKLNELAGFAPDEEIEIFEEIKYEPSVMCERLDKRASFRFSQIEDGDIICFQKRPHPESEEFYRFPDVPLFLEYVKNRQVVHFRALERPKEDEFFLELSKNHTYDDVVERVAQRLGLDDPSKIRLTPHNCYSQQPKPNPIKYRAVDHLLDMLVHYNQISDILYYEVLDIPLPELQCLKTLKVAFHHAIKDEALILNIRLPKQSTVGDVLNEIKTKVDLSHPSAELRLLEVFYHKIYKIFPINEKIENINDQYWTLRAEEIPEEEKNIGPNDRLIHVYHFTKESAQNQVQVQNFGDPFFLVIHEGERLEDVKLRIQRRLQVPDEEFSKWKFAFLSLGRPEYLEDSDIVSSRFQRREVYGAWEHYLGIEHSDTTPKRAYAANQNRHTFEKPVKIYN, from the exons ATGACGATGATGACTCCTCAGCCGTTGGAT CGGGAAGATGAAGAGATGCTGGTGCCACACTCGGATGTAGTAGAGGGTCCTCAGCCTTTAGTTGAAGGACCTCAGCCAATGGAAG TGGCAACAGCAGACAATGCTGGAACTTTGGAAAACCAGGCGAGTGATGAGCCTCAGGCATCACGCTTCACGTGGGCCATAGAGAACTTTTCCCGAATGAATACGAAGAAGCTTTATTCTGACATCTTTGTTGTTGGGGGTTATAAATG GCGTGTACTTATTTTCCCAAAGGGAAATAATGTGGATTATTTGTCGATGTATTTAGATGTTGCTGATTCAGCAAACTTGCCATATGGGTGGAATAGATACGCACAGTTTAGCCTGGCTATAGTTAATCATGTGCATAACAAGTATACAGTTAAAAAAG ATACACAGCACCAGTTCAATCAAAGGGAGAGTGATTGGGGTTTCACATCGTTCATGCCCCTTAGTGAGCTTTATGACCCCAACAAGGGGTACCTCGTGAACGACACTTGTATTGTGGAAGCTGATGTTGCTGTACGTAAGGTTGTTGATTATTGGGCGTATGACTCAAAGAAGGAGACTGGCTATGTTGGACTTAAGAACCAGGGAGCAACTTGTTACATGAACTCTCTTCTCCAAACTTTATATCATATTCCTTACTTCCGAAAG GCTGTATATCATATGCCAACAACTGAGAACGATAACCCAACGGGGAGCATACCTTTAGCTTTACAAAGTTTATTTTATAAGCTCCAATATAATGACACCAGCGTAGCTACAAAAGAATTGACGAAATCATTTGGATGGGACACATATGATTCCTTTATGCAACATGATGTGCAAGAACTTAACAGAGTTTTATGTGAAAAGCTTGAAGACAAGATGAAG GGAACTGTTGTTGAAGGGACTATACAACAGCTGTTTGAGGGGCACCATATGAATTACATTGAATGCATCAATGTAGATTTTAAATCAACGCGAAAAGAATCATTTTACG ATCTTCAGCTTGATGTGAAAGGCTGTAAGGATGTTTACGCTTCCTTTGACAAGTATGTGGAAGTTGAACGCCTTGAAGGAGACAACAAATACCATGCTGAAGACCATGGTTTGCAG GATGCCAAGAAGGGTGTCTTGTTCATTGACTTCCCTCCAGTTCTCCAGCTGCAGTTAAAGCGGTTTGAGTATGATTTTATGAGAGATACAATGGTTAAG ATAAATGACCGATATGAATTTCCTTTGGAACTTGATCTTGATAGAGACAATGGCAAGTATTTGTCACCAGAAGCAGATAAGAGTGTACGAAACATTTACATGCTTCACAG CGTTTTGGTTCATAGTGGTGGTGTGCATGGTGGACATTATTATGCTTTCATCAGGCCGACGCTTTCTGATCAGTG GTATAAATTTGATGATGAGAGGGTCACAAAAGAAGACGTGAAAAGGGCATTAGAGGAGCAGTATGGTGGCGAGGAAGAG TTGCCACAGACAAATCCTGGCTACAATAACACTCCATTTAAATTTACCAAGTACTCAAATGCATACATGCTTGTCTATATACGTGTGAGTGACAAGGATAAGATAATTTGCAATGTGGATGAAAAGGACATTGCAGAACATCTTCGG ATAAGACTGAAAAAGgaacaagaagaaaaagaagacaAGCGAAGATATAAAGCTCAGGCTCACCTTTATACTATTATCAAG gTTGCTCGAGATGAGGACTTGAGGGAACAGATTGGAAAGGATATATATTTTGATCTTGTTGATCACGATAAAGTTCGTAACTTTCGAATTCGGAAACAAATGTCTTTCAACCTTTTCAAG GAGGAAGTTGCCAAAGAACTCGGTGTACCGGTTCAATTTCAACGTTTTTGGATCTGGGCAAAGAGGCAGAACCATACTTATCGTCCAAACAGGCCGTTGACTCTGCAAGAGGAAGCACAAACT GTTGGAGCGTTGAGGGAAGTTTCTAACAAAGCCCACAATGCAGAATTGAAGTTGTTTTTGGAAGTAGAATATGGACCA GATTTACATCCTATTCCTCCACCAGAAAAAATAAAGGAAGATATACTGCTGTTTTTTAAACTTTATGATCCTGAGAAAGAAGAGCTTCG ATATGTTGGGAGGCTTTTTGTGAAAAGCTCTGGCAAGCCTATCGAGATCTTAACAAAGCTAAATGAACTGGCTGGATTTGCTCCTGATGAAGAGATCGAAATCTTTGAG GAAATTAAATATGAGCCATCTGTTATGTGTGAACGCCTTGATAAAAGAGCTTCATTTCGTTTTAGTCAG ATTGAAGATGGGGATATTATTTGCTTCCAGAAAAGGCCTCATCCTGAAAGTGAAGAATTTTATAGATTTCCTGATGTCCCCTTATTTTTGGAATATGTGAAGAATCGCCAG GTCGTGCATTTTCGAGCACTGGAACGGCCCAAGGAAGATGAATTTTTCCTTGAGTT GTCAAAGAATCACACTTATGATGACGTTGTGGAAAGGGTTGCCCAGCGCCTTGGCTTGGACGATCCATCAAAAATTCGGCTTACGCCTCACAACTGCTATTCCCAGCAACCGAAACCCAATCCTATCAAATATAGAGCAGTTGACCATTTATTAGACATGCTAGTCCACTACAATCAG ATATCAGATATATTGTACTATGAAGTCCTGGACATTCCTCTTCCAGAACTGCAATGTCTGAAAACGCTGAAAGTTGCCTTTCATCATGCCATAAAAGATGAG GCCCTAATTCTCAATATTCGGTTGCCAAAACAAAGCACTGTAGGAGATGTTCTTAATGAGATTAAAACAAAG GTAGATTTGTCTCATCCAAGTGCTGAACTTAGGTTGCTTGAAGTTTTCTATCACAAGATTTACAAG ATCTTTCCGATTAACGAGAAGATTGAGAACATAAATGATCAGTACTGGACGTTACGTGCTGAGGAG ATTCCAGAAGAAGAAAAGAACATTGGGCCCAATGATCGTTTGATTCATGTTTACCATTTCACAAAGGAGAGCGCTCAGAATCAAGTG CAAGTTCAAAATTTTGGGGATCCTTTCTTTCTGGTCATCCACGAAGGTGAAAGACTAGAAGATGTTAAATTGCGCATTCAAAGAAGATTACAAGTCCCGGATGAAGAGTTTTCTAAG tGGAAGTTTGCGTTTCTATCGTTGGGACGTCCAGAGTATCTTGAGGATTCTGACATTGTCTCTAGTCGTTTTCAG AGGAGAGAGGTTTATGGTGCTTGGGAGCACTACCTGGGTATAGAGCATTCAGACACAACTCCCAAAAGAGCTTATGCTGCGAACCAG AACCGCCACACGTTTGAGAAACCAGTGAAAATATACAATTAA
- the LOC140825777 gene encoding ubiquitin C-terminal hydrolase 12-like isoform X2: protein MTMMTPQPLDQREDEEMLVPHSDVVEGPQPLVEGPQPMEVATADNAGTLENQASDEPQASRFTWAIENFSRMNTKKLYSDIFVVGGYKWRVLIFPKGNNVDYLSMYLDVADSANLPYGWNRYAQFSLAIVNHVHNKYTVKKDTQHQFNQRESDWGFTSFMPLSELYDPNKGYLVNDTCIVEADVAVRKVVDYWAYDSKKETGYVGLKNQGATCYMNSLLQTLYHIPYFRKAVYHMPTTENDNPTGSIPLALQSLFYKLQYNDTSVATKELTKSFGWDTYDSFMQHDVQELNRVLCEKLEDKMKGTVVEGTIQQLFEGHHMNYIECINVDFKSTRKESFYDLQLDVKGCKDVYASFDKYVEVERLEGDNKYHAEDHGLQDAKKGVLFIDFPPVLQLQLKRFEYDFMRDTMVKINDRYEFPLELDLDRDNGKYLSPEADKSVRNIYMLHSVLVHSGGVHGGHYYAFIRPTLSDQWYKFDDERVTKEDVKRALEEQYGGEEELPQTNPGYNNTPFKFTKYSNAYMLVYIRVSDKDKIICNVDEKDIAEHLRVKLKKEQEEKEDKRRYKAQAHLYTIIKVARDEDLREQIGKDIYFDLVDHDKVRNFRIRKQMSFNLFKEEVAKELGVPVQFQRFWIWAKRQNHTYRPNRPLTLQEEAQTVGALREVSNKAHNAELKLFLEVEYGPDLHPIPPPEKIKEDILLFFKLYDPEKEELRYVGRLFVKSSGKPIEILTKLNELAGFAPDEEIEIFEEIKYEPSVMCERLDKRASFRFSQIEDGDIICFQKRPHPESEEFYRFPDVPLFLEYVKNRQVVHFRALERPKEDEFFLELSKNHTYDDVVERVAQRLGLDDPSKIRLTPHNCYSQQPKPNPIKYRAVDHLLDMLVHYNQISDILYYEVLDIPLPELQCLKTLKVAFHHAIKDEALILNIRLPKQSTVGDVLNEIKTKVDLSHPSAELRLLEVFYHKIYKIFPINEKIENINDQYWTLRAEEIPEEEKNIGPNDRLIHVYHFTKESAQNQVQVQNFGDPFFLVIHEGERLEDVKLRIQRRLQVPDEEFSKWKFAFLSLGRPEYLEDSDIVSSRFQRREVYGAWEHYLGIEHSDTTPKRAYAANQNRHTFEKPVKIYN, encoded by the exons ATGACGATGATGACTCCTCAGCCGTTGGAT CAGCGGGAAGATGAAGAGATGCTGGTGCCACACTCGGATGTAGTAGAGGGTCCTCAGCCTTTAGTTGAAGGACCTCAGCCAATGGAAG TGGCAACAGCAGACAATGCTGGAACTTTGGAAAACCAGGCGAGTGATGAGCCTCAGGCATCACGCTTCACGTGGGCCATAGAGAACTTTTCCCGAATGAATACGAAGAAGCTTTATTCTGACATCTTTGTTGTTGGGGGTTATAAATG GCGTGTACTTATTTTCCCAAAGGGAAATAATGTGGATTATTTGTCGATGTATTTAGATGTTGCTGATTCAGCAAACTTGCCATATGGGTGGAATAGATACGCACAGTTTAGCCTGGCTATAGTTAATCATGTGCATAACAAGTATACAGTTAAAAAAG ATACACAGCACCAGTTCAATCAAAGGGAGAGTGATTGGGGTTTCACATCGTTCATGCCCCTTAGTGAGCTTTATGACCCCAACAAGGGGTACCTCGTGAACGACACTTGTATTGTGGAAGCTGATGTTGCTGTACGTAAGGTTGTTGATTATTGGGCGTATGACTCAAAGAAGGAGACTGGCTATGTTGGACTTAAGAACCAGGGAGCAACTTGTTACATGAACTCTCTTCTCCAAACTTTATATCATATTCCTTACTTCCGAAAG GCTGTATATCATATGCCAACAACTGAGAACGATAACCCAACGGGGAGCATACCTTTAGCTTTACAAAGTTTATTTTATAAGCTCCAATATAATGACACCAGCGTAGCTACAAAAGAATTGACGAAATCATTTGGATGGGACACATATGATTCCTTTATGCAACATGATGTGCAAGAACTTAACAGAGTTTTATGTGAAAAGCTTGAAGACAAGATGAAG GGAACTGTTGTTGAAGGGACTATACAACAGCTGTTTGAGGGGCACCATATGAATTACATTGAATGCATCAATGTAGATTTTAAATCAACGCGAAAAGAATCATTTTACG ATCTTCAGCTTGATGTGAAAGGCTGTAAGGATGTTTACGCTTCCTTTGACAAGTATGTGGAAGTTGAACGCCTTGAAGGAGACAACAAATACCATGCTGAAGACCATGGTTTGCAG GATGCCAAGAAGGGTGTCTTGTTCATTGACTTCCCTCCAGTTCTCCAGCTGCAGTTAAAGCGGTTTGAGTATGATTTTATGAGAGATACAATGGTTAAG ATAAATGACCGATATGAATTTCCTTTGGAACTTGATCTTGATAGAGACAATGGCAAGTATTTGTCACCAGAAGCAGATAAGAGTGTACGAAACATTTACATGCTTCACAG CGTTTTGGTTCATAGTGGTGGTGTGCATGGTGGACATTATTATGCTTTCATCAGGCCGACGCTTTCTGATCAGTG GTATAAATTTGATGATGAGAGGGTCACAAAAGAAGACGTGAAAAGGGCATTAGAGGAGCAGTATGGTGGCGAGGAAGAG TTGCCACAGACAAATCCTGGCTACAATAACACTCCATTTAAATTTACCAAGTACTCAAATGCATACATGCTTGTCTATATACGTGTGAGTGACAAGGATAAGATAATTTGCAATGTGGATGAAAAGGACATTGCAGAACATCTTCGGGTAAA ACTGAAAAAGgaacaagaagaaaaagaagacaAGCGAAGATATAAAGCTCAGGCTCACCTTTATACTATTATCAAG gTTGCTCGAGATGAGGACTTGAGGGAACAGATTGGAAAGGATATATATTTTGATCTTGTTGATCACGATAAAGTTCGTAACTTTCGAATTCGGAAACAAATGTCTTTCAACCTTTTCAAG GAGGAAGTTGCCAAAGAACTCGGTGTACCGGTTCAATTTCAACGTTTTTGGATCTGGGCAAAGAGGCAGAACCATACTTATCGTCCAAACAGGCCGTTGACTCTGCAAGAGGAAGCACAAACT GTTGGAGCGTTGAGGGAAGTTTCTAACAAAGCCCACAATGCAGAATTGAAGTTGTTTTTGGAAGTAGAATATGGACCA GATTTACATCCTATTCCTCCACCAGAAAAAATAAAGGAAGATATACTGCTGTTTTTTAAACTTTATGATCCTGAGAAAGAAGAGCTTCG ATATGTTGGGAGGCTTTTTGTGAAAAGCTCTGGCAAGCCTATCGAGATCTTAACAAAGCTAAATGAACTGGCTGGATTTGCTCCTGATGAAGAGATCGAAATCTTTGAG GAAATTAAATATGAGCCATCTGTTATGTGTGAACGCCTTGATAAAAGAGCTTCATTTCGTTTTAGTCAG ATTGAAGATGGGGATATTATTTGCTTCCAGAAAAGGCCTCATCCTGAAAGTGAAGAATTTTATAGATTTCCTGATGTCCCCTTATTTTTGGAATATGTGAAGAATCGCCAG GTCGTGCATTTTCGAGCACTGGAACGGCCCAAGGAAGATGAATTTTTCCTTGAGTT GTCAAAGAATCACACTTATGATGACGTTGTGGAAAGGGTTGCCCAGCGCCTTGGCTTGGACGATCCATCAAAAATTCGGCTTACGCCTCACAACTGCTATTCCCAGCAACCGAAACCCAATCCTATCAAATATAGAGCAGTTGACCATTTATTAGACATGCTAGTCCACTACAATCAG ATATCAGATATATTGTACTATGAAGTCCTGGACATTCCTCTTCCAGAACTGCAATGTCTGAAAACGCTGAAAGTTGCCTTTCATCATGCCATAAAAGATGAG GCCCTAATTCTCAATATTCGGTTGCCAAAACAAAGCACTGTAGGAGATGTTCTTAATGAGATTAAAACAAAG GTAGATTTGTCTCATCCAAGTGCTGAACTTAGGTTGCTTGAAGTTTTCTATCACAAGATTTACAAG ATCTTTCCGATTAACGAGAAGATTGAGAACATAAATGATCAGTACTGGACGTTACGTGCTGAGGAG ATTCCAGAAGAAGAAAAGAACATTGGGCCCAATGATCGTTTGATTCATGTTTACCATTTCACAAAGGAGAGCGCTCAGAATCAAGTG CAAGTTCAAAATTTTGGGGATCCTTTCTTTCTGGTCATCCACGAAGGTGAAAGACTAGAAGATGTTAAATTGCGCATTCAAAGAAGATTACAAGTCCCGGATGAAGAGTTTTCTAAG tGGAAGTTTGCGTTTCTATCGTTGGGACGTCCAGAGTATCTTGAGGATTCTGACATTGTCTCTAGTCGTTTTCAG AGGAGAGAGGTTTATGGTGCTTGGGAGCACTACCTGGGTATAGAGCATTCAGACACAACTCCCAAAAGAGCTTATGCTGCGAACCAG AACCGCCACACGTTTGAGAAACCAGTGAAAATATACAATTAA